Proteins encoded in a region of the Oncorhynchus gorbuscha isolate QuinsamMale2020 ecotype Even-year linkage group LG16, OgorEven_v1.0, whole genome shotgun sequence genome:
- the LOC124000477 gene encoding cGMP-dependent 3',5'-cyclic phosphodiesterase-like, which translates to MLQGVLIALFRFFRGGGRQVFPPVEERGPYSNSVQYALLQLASVTDSSSLQDAIREALQTVFYEVDSVYVYLLDAETGRLWCEEPPHELPKEGRLRDVVVQQRRVQCEGLPSSELQEQQRERLTEPLQQDKRVLIIPILDQGVTTALLLVCCIQPTKAQEQSLDVLERHVTIACKRVQALQGQRLTQGLEVNRKSYLSLTRRTTPDVDYSALDHQILRLCGELYDLDAATLQLKVIRYLEAQTHSLCCCLLLVSEDNQQLFCQVVGDKVLKAEISFPLSFGNLGQAVEKRKSISLQDVTQKEHQQLNSTLGFEVLSMLCVPVECRATTKVVALACAFNKKGADRHTEVDEHIVQHCFCYTSSVLTSTLAFQKEQRLKYECQALLQVAKNLFTHLDDVSVLLKEIIAEARSLTSAEICSVFLLDSVSHELVAKVFDGGVVINEETELRIPADQGIAGHVATTGKILNITDAYSHPLFYRAVDDSTGFRTRNILCFPIKDEHGEVIGVAELVNKTNGPWFTRLDEDLATAFSIYCGISIAHSLLYKRVDEAQFRSQLANEMMKYHMMVSEEEVTRLLTVGIQPVGEIYPSFSSFTYTPRSLSDDSTPTAIISMFEDMGFINTYKINMHTLARFCLMVKRGYRDPPYHNWMHAFSVSHFCYLLCKNLELSNYLEDIEMFALFVSCMCHDLDHRGTNNSFQVASKSVLAGLYSSEGSVLERHHFAQTIAILNTQGCNIYEKLSRKDYQRMLDLMRDIILATDLAHHLRILKDLQKMADVGYNTKDPQHHNLLLCLIMTSCDLSDQTKDWKTTWKIAGLIYKEFFSQGDLEKAMGNRPSEMMDREKAYIPELQTSFMEHIAMPIYKLLQDLFPRSAELYETVASNREQWGRVSHKLNIKRWPGNDSLDYLDAEFEQLQVEQNGQMEQEGQDRQTGQEMDDETNGSPPAQP; encoded by the exons ATGCTGCAGGGGGTTCTTATTGCCCTCTTTCGCTTCTTCAGGGGAGGGGGACGGCAGGTGTTCCCgccggtggaggagagagggccaTATTCAAACTCCGTACAG TATGCATTGCTCCAACTGGCTTCAGTCACAGACTCCTCTTCCCTGCAGGATGCCATCAGAGAGGCTCTCCAGACTGTCTTTTATGAAgtg GACAGTGTATACGTCTATCTATTGGATGCAGAGACAGGACGCTTGTGGTGTGAAGAACCACCCCATGAGCTACCGAAGGAGGGGAGACTCAG GGATGTGGTTGTCCAGCAGAGGAGAGTACAGTGTGAAGGACTTCCTTCCTCAGAGCTGcaggagcaacagagagagagactaacagagCCACTGCAGCAGGACAaaagag TGTTGATCATTCCAATCCTGGACCAGGGTGTAACTACCGCCCTCCTCTTG GTTTGCTGTATACAGCCCACTAAAGCTCAGGAACAAAGCCTTGATGTACTGGAGAGACAT GTCACCATAGCCTGTAAGAGAGTCCAGGCCCTGCAGGGTCAAAGGCTCacccaggggttagaggtcaacaGGAAATCATATCTATCCCTGACCAGGAGGACCACACCTGATGTGGACTACAGTGCACTGGACCATCAGATCCTGAGGCTTTGTG GAGAGCTGTATGACCTGGACGCTGCCACCCTCCAACTAAAAGTAATCCGTTAT CTGGAGGCGCAGACTCATTCATTGTGCTGCTGTTTACTTCTGGTATCAGAGGATAACCAACAGCTGTTCTGTCag GTAGTTGGAGACAAGGTTCTGAAGGCGGAGATCAGTTTCCCT CTGTCATTTGGCAACCTTGGTCAGgctgtggagaagaggaagagcatCTCTCTGCAAGACGTCACTCAA AAGGAACACCAGCAGCTGAACAGCACTCTGGGATTTGAAGTTCtctcaatgctgtgtgttcctgttgaGTGTCGGGCCACCACCAAGGTTGTGGCCCTTGCCTGTGCCTTCAACAAAAAAGGAGCAGACAG ACACACAGAAGTGGATGAACACATAGTGCAGCACTGTTTCTGCTACACTTCCTCAGTACTGACCAGCACATTGGCATTCCAAAAGGAACAGAGACTCAAGTATGAATGCCAG GCACTGCTTCAGGTCGCCAAAAACCTTTTCACACACCTGG ATGATGTATCAGTCCTGCTAAAAGAGATCATTGCAGAAGCACGGAGTCTCACCAGTGCAGAAAT ttgttctgtgttcctgttGGACAGTGTCAGTCATGAGCTGGTTGCCAAGGTGTTTGATGGAGGAGTGGTTATCAATGAGGAA ACAGAGCTGCGTATCCCTGCTGACCAGGGCATAGCAGGCCATGTCGCCACCACAGGGAAGATCCTCAACATCACAGATGCCTACtcccaccctctcttctaccGCGCCGTGGACGACAGCACAGGCTTCAGGACACGCAACATCCTCTGCTTCCCCATAAAAGACGAACACGGAG AAGTGATTGGCGTGGCTGAGCTGGTCAACAAGACTAATGGACCATGGTTCACCCGCCTTGATGAGGACTTGGCCACAGCCTTCTCCATATACTGTGGAATCAGCATCGCTCAT tccctcctgtataAGAGAGTCGACGAAGCTCAGTTTAGGAGTCAGCTTGCTAATGAGATGATGAAGTACCACATGATG GTGTCAGAGGAGGAAGTGACCCGGCTACTGACTGTGGGAATCCAGCCTGTAGGGGAAATCTACCCCAGCTTCTCCAGCTTCACCTACACACCTCGCTCCCTGTCAGACGACAGCACACCCACG GCCATTATCAGCATGTTTGAGGACATGGGCTTCATAAACACCTACAAGATCAACATGCACACGCTGGCCAGGTTCTGCCTGATGGTGAAGAGAGGCTACAGGGATCCTCCATATCACAACTGGATGCATGCATTCTCAGTCTCTCATTTTTGCTACCTCCTCTGCAAGAACCTGGAGCTCTCCAACTACCTAGA GGACATCGAGATGTTTGCTCTTTTTGTGTCCTGCATGTGTCATGACTTGGACCACAGAGGGACCAACAACTCCTTCCAGGTGGCATCG AAATCTGTGTTGGCTGGCCTGTATAGTTCTGAGGGATCTGTGCTGGAG AGGCATCACTTTGCTCAGACGATTGCCATACTCAACACCCAGGGCTGCAACATCTATGAAAAGTTATCTAGAAAG GACTACCAGAGGATGCTTGACCTGATGAGGGACATCATCCTAGCCACAGACTTGGCTCATCACCTACGGATCCTGAAGGATCTGCAGAAAATGGCAGACG TGGGCTACAACACCAAAGACCCTCAGCACCATAACCTGCTACTGTGCCTGATCATGACCTCCTGTGACCTCTCTGACCAGACCAAGGACTGGAAGACCACCTGGAAGATCGCA GGACTTATTTACAAGGAATTCTTTTCTCAAGGAGATCTG GAGAAGGCTATGGGGAACCGTCCCAGTGAGATGATGGACAGGGAGAAGGCCTACATCCCAGAGCTGCAGACAAGCTTCATGGAGCACATAGCCATGCCCATCTATAA actcctccagGACCTGTTCCCCAGGTCGGCAGAGCTGTATGAAACCGTGGCTAGCAACAGAGAACAGTGGGGTAGGGTCTCTCACAAGCTCAACATTAAGCGGTGGCCCGGCAACGATTCTCTGGACTACCTAGATGCAGAGTTTGAGCAGCTACAGGTTGAGCAGAACGGACAGATGGAACAggaaggacaggacagacagacagggcaggaaaTGGACGATGAGACCAATGGTAGCCCTCCAGCCCAGCCCTAG
- the mtmr2 gene encoding myotubularin-related protein 2 isoform X1, with protein MENTGSIDSLGSKRSSSRQPSVDSLSSTSTSRSDRSAHAAKPTFAMSSDNVSISTEFSPELQGKPKAVAKVLRDSKEEPQLLPMESVQDMAKDVTYICPYIGALRGTLTVTNYRLFFKCMDREPAFVLDLPLGVVSRVEKIGGASSRGEVSYGLVCKDIRNLRFAHMQMEDSLRKSIFEILMKFSFPVSNGLTIFAFEYGQVYPENGWKVYDAQAEYKRQGLPNESWRITKVNDHYELCDTYPSTLVVPVNIPDEELKRVAAFRAKGRIPVLSWIHPESQATVIRCSQPMVGVNGKRSKDDEKYLQTIMDANAQSHKLFIFDARPSVNAAANKMKGGGYESEDAYQNAELVFLDIHNIHVMRESLRKLKEVVYPNIEESHWFSNLESTHWLEHIKLILAGALRIADKVESGKTSVVVHCSDGWDRTAQLTSLAMVMLDGHYRTIRGFQVLLEKEWLSFGHRFQLRIGHGDKNHTDADRSPVFLQFIDCVWQMTRQFPAAFEFNEYFLITILDHLYSCLFGTFMCNSEQQRVKEELPKKTVSLWAYINSQPEEFTNPLYVNYSNHVLFPVVSMRHLELWVGYYIRWNPRMRPQEPVHQRYKELLAKRAELQKRVKELQREVTNRSASSSSERAGSPTHSITPVQTFV; from the exons ATGGAGAACACCGGGAGCATCGACAGTCTAGGCTCGAAGCGTTCCTCATCAAGGCAGCCGAGTGTCGATTCACTGTCCAG TACCTCCACCTCTCGTTCTGACCGGTCCGCTCACGCTGCCAAGCCCACCTTTGCAATGTCTTCTGACAATGTGTCCATCTCAACAGAGTTTTCCCCAGAGCTACAG GGTAAACCTAAAGCGGTGGCCAAG GTGCTCAGGGATTCAAAAGAAGAACCACAGTTACTACCAATGGAAAGCGTGCAAGACATGG CCAAAGATGTCACCTACATCTGTCCTTACATCGGTGCACTGAGGGGGACATTGACTGTCACCAACTACAGGTTGTTTTTCAAATGCATGGACAGG GAACCAGCGTTTGTGCTGGACTTGCCCCTGGGGGTAGTGAGCCGGGTGGAGAAGATAGGAGGGGCATCTAGCCGTGGTGAGGTCTCCTACGGGCTTGTCTGCAAG GATATCCGTAATCTGCGGTTTGCACACATGCAGATGGAGGATTCACTCAGGAAATCCATTTTCGAAATCCTGATGAAATTTTCCTTTCCTGTTTCTAATGGTCTG ACTATCTTTGCCTTTGAGTATGGACAGGTCTATCCTGAAAATGGCTGGAAAGTGTATGATGCTCAAGCGGAATACAAAAGACAG GGCTTACCCAACGAGAGCTGGAGGATAACTAAAGTGAATGATCACTACGAGCTATGTGACACTTACCCATCAACCCTGGTGGTGCCTGTTAACATCCCAGACGAGGAGTTGAAGAGAGTGGCTGCCTTCAGAGCCAAGGGCAGGATACCT GTGCTGTCATGGATTCACCCAGAGAGCCAGGCCACAGTGATCCGCTGTAGTCAGCCCATGGTCGGGGTCAACGGCAAGCGCAGCAAAGATGATGAGAAGTACCTCCAGACCATCATGGATGCCAACGCTCAGTCCCACAAGCTCTTCATCTTCGATGCCAGGCCTAGCGTCAATGCTGCTGCCAACAAG ATGAAAGGGGGTGGCTATGAGAGTGAGGATGCCTATCAGAATGCAGAATTGGTGTTCTTGGACATCCACAACATCCACGTGATGAGGGAGTCACTGCGCAAGCTGAAGGAGGTAGTCTATCCCAACATCGAGGAGTCCCATTGGTTCTCCAACCTCGAGTCCACTCATTGGCTGGAACACATCAAG CTGATCCTGGCTGGGGCGCTGCGTATTGCAGACAAGGTGGAGTCAGGGAAGACGTCAGTGGTGGTTCACTGCAGTGATGGGTGGGACCGTACTGCCCAACTCACCTCCCTGGCCATGGTGATGCTGGACGGACACTACCGCACCATCCGCGGCTTCCAGGTGCTGCTGGAGAAAGAGTGGCTGAGCTTCGGCCACCGCTTCCAGCTG AGGATCGGTCATGGGGATAAGAACCACACAGACGCAGACCGCTCGCCTGTCTTCCTGCAGTTCATAGACTGCGTGTGGCAGATGACCCGCCAG TTTCCTGCAGCCTTTGAGTTCAACGAATACTTCCTGATCACCATCCTGGACCACCTGTACAGCTGCCTGTTTGGGACGTTCATGTGTAATAGTGAACAGCAGAGGGTGAAGGAG GAGCTGCCCAAGAAGACAGTTTCCCTGTGGGCCTACATCAACAGCCAGCCAGAGGAGTTCACCAACCCTCTGTATGTCAACTATTCCAACCATGTGCTGTTCCCAGTGGTCAGCATGCGCCACCTGGAGCTCTGGGTGGGATACTACATCCGCTGGAACCCTCGCATGAGGCCACAG GAGCCTGTTCACCAGCGCTACAAGGAGCTGCTGGCAAAGCGGGCGGAGCTTCAGAAGAGGGTGAAGGAGCTGCAGCGAGAGGTGACCAATCGCTCTGCCTCCTCATCCTCTGAGAGGGCGGGCTCTCCCACCCACTCAATCACTCCAGTTCAGACCTTTGTctga
- the mtmr2 gene encoding myotubularin-related protein 2 isoform X2, with product MENTGSIDSLGSKRSSSRQPSVDSLSSTSTSRSDRSAHAAKPTFAMSSDNVSISTEFSPELQGKPKAVAKVLRDSKEEPQLLPMESVQDMAKDVTYICPYIGALRGTLTVTNYRLFFKCMDREPAFVLDLPLGVVSRVEKIGGASSRGEVSYGLVCKMEDSLRKSIFEILMKFSFPVSNGLTIFAFEYGQVYPENGWKVYDAQAEYKRQGLPNESWRITKVNDHYELCDTYPSTLVVPVNIPDEELKRVAAFRAKGRIPVLSWIHPESQATVIRCSQPMVGVNGKRSKDDEKYLQTIMDANAQSHKLFIFDARPSVNAAANKMKGGGYESEDAYQNAELVFLDIHNIHVMRESLRKLKEVVYPNIEESHWFSNLESTHWLEHIKLILAGALRIADKVESGKTSVVVHCSDGWDRTAQLTSLAMVMLDGHYRTIRGFQVLLEKEWLSFGHRFQLRIGHGDKNHTDADRSPVFLQFIDCVWQMTRQFPAAFEFNEYFLITILDHLYSCLFGTFMCNSEQQRVKEELPKKTVSLWAYINSQPEEFTNPLYVNYSNHVLFPVVSMRHLELWVGYYIRWNPRMRPQEPVHQRYKELLAKRAELQKRVKELQREVTNRSASSSSERAGSPTHSITPVQTFV from the exons ATGGAGAACACCGGGAGCATCGACAGTCTAGGCTCGAAGCGTTCCTCATCAAGGCAGCCGAGTGTCGATTCACTGTCCAG TACCTCCACCTCTCGTTCTGACCGGTCCGCTCACGCTGCCAAGCCCACCTTTGCAATGTCTTCTGACAATGTGTCCATCTCAACAGAGTTTTCCCCAGAGCTACAG GGTAAACCTAAAGCGGTGGCCAAG GTGCTCAGGGATTCAAAAGAAGAACCACAGTTACTACCAATGGAAAGCGTGCAAGACATGG CCAAAGATGTCACCTACATCTGTCCTTACATCGGTGCACTGAGGGGGACATTGACTGTCACCAACTACAGGTTGTTTTTCAAATGCATGGACAGG GAACCAGCGTTTGTGCTGGACTTGCCCCTGGGGGTAGTGAGCCGGGTGGAGAAGATAGGAGGGGCATCTAGCCGTGGTGAGGTCTCCTACGGGCTTGTCTGCAAG ATGGAGGATTCACTCAGGAAATCCATTTTCGAAATCCTGATGAAATTTTCCTTTCCTGTTTCTAATGGTCTG ACTATCTTTGCCTTTGAGTATGGACAGGTCTATCCTGAAAATGGCTGGAAAGTGTATGATGCTCAAGCGGAATACAAAAGACAG GGCTTACCCAACGAGAGCTGGAGGATAACTAAAGTGAATGATCACTACGAGCTATGTGACACTTACCCATCAACCCTGGTGGTGCCTGTTAACATCCCAGACGAGGAGTTGAAGAGAGTGGCTGCCTTCAGAGCCAAGGGCAGGATACCT GTGCTGTCATGGATTCACCCAGAGAGCCAGGCCACAGTGATCCGCTGTAGTCAGCCCATGGTCGGGGTCAACGGCAAGCGCAGCAAAGATGATGAGAAGTACCTCCAGACCATCATGGATGCCAACGCTCAGTCCCACAAGCTCTTCATCTTCGATGCCAGGCCTAGCGTCAATGCTGCTGCCAACAAG ATGAAAGGGGGTGGCTATGAGAGTGAGGATGCCTATCAGAATGCAGAATTGGTGTTCTTGGACATCCACAACATCCACGTGATGAGGGAGTCACTGCGCAAGCTGAAGGAGGTAGTCTATCCCAACATCGAGGAGTCCCATTGGTTCTCCAACCTCGAGTCCACTCATTGGCTGGAACACATCAAG CTGATCCTGGCTGGGGCGCTGCGTATTGCAGACAAGGTGGAGTCAGGGAAGACGTCAGTGGTGGTTCACTGCAGTGATGGGTGGGACCGTACTGCCCAACTCACCTCCCTGGCCATGGTGATGCTGGACGGACACTACCGCACCATCCGCGGCTTCCAGGTGCTGCTGGAGAAAGAGTGGCTGAGCTTCGGCCACCGCTTCCAGCTG AGGATCGGTCATGGGGATAAGAACCACACAGACGCAGACCGCTCGCCTGTCTTCCTGCAGTTCATAGACTGCGTGTGGCAGATGACCCGCCAG TTTCCTGCAGCCTTTGAGTTCAACGAATACTTCCTGATCACCATCCTGGACCACCTGTACAGCTGCCTGTTTGGGACGTTCATGTGTAATAGTGAACAGCAGAGGGTGAAGGAG GAGCTGCCCAAGAAGACAGTTTCCCTGTGGGCCTACATCAACAGCCAGCCAGAGGAGTTCACCAACCCTCTGTATGTCAACTATTCCAACCATGTGCTGTTCCCAGTGGTCAGCATGCGCCACCTGGAGCTCTGGGTGGGATACTACATCCGCTGGAACCCTCGCATGAGGCCACAG GAGCCTGTTCACCAGCGCTACAAGGAGCTGCTGGCAAAGCGGGCGGAGCTTCAGAAGAGGGTGAAGGAGCTGCAGCGAGAGGTGACCAATCGCTCTGCCTCCTCATCCTCTGAGAGGGCGGGCTCTCCCACCCACTCAATCACTCCAGTTCAGACCTTTGTctga
- the mtmr2 gene encoding myotubularin-related protein 2 isoform X3: MSSDNVSISTEFSPELQGKPKAVAKVLRDSKEEPQLLPMESVQDMAKDVTYICPYIGALRGTLTVTNYRLFFKCMDREPAFVLDLPLGVVSRVEKIGGASSRGEVSYGLVCKDIRNLRFAHMQMEDSLRKSIFEILMKFSFPVSNGLTIFAFEYGQVYPENGWKVYDAQAEYKRQGLPNESWRITKVNDHYELCDTYPSTLVVPVNIPDEELKRVAAFRAKGRIPVLSWIHPESQATVIRCSQPMVGVNGKRSKDDEKYLQTIMDANAQSHKLFIFDARPSVNAAANKMKGGGYESEDAYQNAELVFLDIHNIHVMRESLRKLKEVVYPNIEESHWFSNLESTHWLEHIKLILAGALRIADKVESGKTSVVVHCSDGWDRTAQLTSLAMVMLDGHYRTIRGFQVLLEKEWLSFGHRFQLRIGHGDKNHTDADRSPVFLQFIDCVWQMTRQFPAAFEFNEYFLITILDHLYSCLFGTFMCNSEQQRVKEELPKKTVSLWAYINSQPEEFTNPLYVNYSNHVLFPVVSMRHLELWVGYYIRWNPRMRPQEPVHQRYKELLAKRAELQKRVKELQREVTNRSASSSSERAGSPTHSITPVQTFV; the protein is encoded by the exons ATGTCTTCTGACAATGTGTCCATCTCAACAGAGTTTTCCCCAGAGCTACAG GGTAAACCTAAAGCGGTGGCCAAG GTGCTCAGGGATTCAAAAGAAGAACCACAGTTACTACCAATGGAAAGCGTGCAAGACATGG CCAAAGATGTCACCTACATCTGTCCTTACATCGGTGCACTGAGGGGGACATTGACTGTCACCAACTACAGGTTGTTTTTCAAATGCATGGACAGG GAACCAGCGTTTGTGCTGGACTTGCCCCTGGGGGTAGTGAGCCGGGTGGAGAAGATAGGAGGGGCATCTAGCCGTGGTGAGGTCTCCTACGGGCTTGTCTGCAAG GATATCCGTAATCTGCGGTTTGCACACATGCAGATGGAGGATTCACTCAGGAAATCCATTTTCGAAATCCTGATGAAATTTTCCTTTCCTGTTTCTAATGGTCTG ACTATCTTTGCCTTTGAGTATGGACAGGTCTATCCTGAAAATGGCTGGAAAGTGTATGATGCTCAAGCGGAATACAAAAGACAG GGCTTACCCAACGAGAGCTGGAGGATAACTAAAGTGAATGATCACTACGAGCTATGTGACACTTACCCATCAACCCTGGTGGTGCCTGTTAACATCCCAGACGAGGAGTTGAAGAGAGTGGCTGCCTTCAGAGCCAAGGGCAGGATACCT GTGCTGTCATGGATTCACCCAGAGAGCCAGGCCACAGTGATCCGCTGTAGTCAGCCCATGGTCGGGGTCAACGGCAAGCGCAGCAAAGATGATGAGAAGTACCTCCAGACCATCATGGATGCCAACGCTCAGTCCCACAAGCTCTTCATCTTCGATGCCAGGCCTAGCGTCAATGCTGCTGCCAACAAG ATGAAAGGGGGTGGCTATGAGAGTGAGGATGCCTATCAGAATGCAGAATTGGTGTTCTTGGACATCCACAACATCCACGTGATGAGGGAGTCACTGCGCAAGCTGAAGGAGGTAGTCTATCCCAACATCGAGGAGTCCCATTGGTTCTCCAACCTCGAGTCCACTCATTGGCTGGAACACATCAAG CTGATCCTGGCTGGGGCGCTGCGTATTGCAGACAAGGTGGAGTCAGGGAAGACGTCAGTGGTGGTTCACTGCAGTGATGGGTGGGACCGTACTGCCCAACTCACCTCCCTGGCCATGGTGATGCTGGACGGACACTACCGCACCATCCGCGGCTTCCAGGTGCTGCTGGAGAAAGAGTGGCTGAGCTTCGGCCACCGCTTCCAGCTG AGGATCGGTCATGGGGATAAGAACCACACAGACGCAGACCGCTCGCCTGTCTTCCTGCAGTTCATAGACTGCGTGTGGCAGATGACCCGCCAG TTTCCTGCAGCCTTTGAGTTCAACGAATACTTCCTGATCACCATCCTGGACCACCTGTACAGCTGCCTGTTTGGGACGTTCATGTGTAATAGTGAACAGCAGAGGGTGAAGGAG GAGCTGCCCAAGAAGACAGTTTCCCTGTGGGCCTACATCAACAGCCAGCCAGAGGAGTTCACCAACCCTCTGTATGTCAACTATTCCAACCATGTGCTGTTCCCAGTGGTCAGCATGCGCCACCTGGAGCTCTGGGTGGGATACTACATCCGCTGGAACCCTCGCATGAGGCCACAG GAGCCTGTTCACCAGCGCTACAAGGAGCTGCTGGCAAAGCGGGCGGAGCTTCAGAAGAGGGTGAAGGAGCTGCAGCGAGAGGTGACCAATCGCTCTGCCTCCTCATCCTCTGAGAGGGCGGGCTCTCCCACCCACTCAATCACTCCAGTTCAGACCTTTGTctga